CAAGGCCGGGCGGTGGCGCAACATCATGCTCATCTGCGTCGTGGCGCCGTTCTTCACCTCGTTCATCCTGCGCACCATCGCCTGGCGCCAGATCCTCGCCGACGAGGGGCCGGTGGCCAGCACGCTCAACGCACTGCACCTGCTGCCCGGCGGCCACATCACCGAGACGTGGGTGGCGGTGGTCGCCGGCCTCACGTACAACTTCCTGCCCTTCATGGTGCTGCCCATCTACGCGTCGCTGGAGCGGGCCGACCCCAAGGTCATCGAGGCCGGGGGAGACCTGTACGCCAACGGGTTCACGACCTTCCGCACCGTGACGCTGCCGATGAGCATGCCCGGGGTCATCGCCGGCACGCTGCTCACCTTCATCCCGGCGGCGGGCGACTACGTCAACGCCGAGCTGCTCGGCAGCGACCGCAGCACGAAGATGGTCGGCAACGTCATCGAGAGCCAGTTCTTCCGCGTCCTCGGCGGCTTCCCGACGGCGGCGGCCCTGTCGTTCACGCTCATGGCGATCATCCTCGTCATGGTCTTCCTCTACATCCGGCGCTTCGGGACGGAGGAGCTCGTATGACCGCCCTCACCTCGGCCAAGCGCTGGGTGGCCGACCACGTCGCGATGATCGTCGCGCTGCTCGTGCTCGTCTACCTCTTCGTGCCGGTCGCCTACACCTTCGCCTTCTCGTTCAACGACTACCGCAAGTCGAACATCACGTGGGTCGGCTTCACCTTCAAGCACTGGCAGAACCCCTGCGGGGCGCCCGGGGCGTGCGACTCCCTCGTCGTCTCGCTGCAGGTGGGGGTCATCGCCACCCTCGTCGCCACGGCGCTGGGCACGATGATCGCCTTCGCCCTCGTGCGCCACCGCTTCCGCGGCCAGTCGACGAGCAACCTCATCATCTTCATCCCCATGGCCACCCCCGAGATTGTGCTCGGCGCCAGCCTCCTCACGATCTTCGTCCAGGGCTTCGGCAGCACCGGCCTACGGCTCGGGTTCTGGACCATCGTCATCGCGCACATCATGTTCTGCATCAGCTTCGTCGTCGTCACCGTGAAGGCCAGGCTGCAGAGCCTCGACCCGCGGCTCGAGGAGGCGGCGCAGGACCTCTACGCGGGGCCGGGAGGCACCTTCTGGCGGGTGACCTTCCCGCTCGTGCTCCCCGGCATCGTCTCGGCGGCCCTGCTCGCCTTCTCGCTCAGCTTCGACGACTTCATCATCACCAACTTCGTCTCGGGCGACGAGACGACGTTCCCGAAGTTCGTCTACACCTCCTACCTGCGCGGGATCCCCGCCCAGGCCAACGTGATCGGCTTCTCGATGTTCCTCATCGCCGTCCTGCTCGTCATCGGCGCCCAGGTCGTCGGCAACCTCCGGAGGGCGAAGACCGCATGAGGGTCCTCATGGTCGGCTCCGGCGGTGTCGGCGACGCCGCCGCCCGCATCGCCGCCGAGCGCGGCTTCTTCGAGCGGTGGGTCGTCGCCGACTACGACCTCGCGCGGGCCGAGCGCACCGTCGCGGACGTCACCGACCGGCATCCGGGGGAGTCACGCTTCGTCGCCGCGCGGGTGGACGCGTCGTCGGCGGATGCCGTCACCGCGCTCGCCCGCGAGCACGGGGCCACCCACGTGTTCAACGCCGTCGACCCGAAGTTCGTCATGCCGATCTTCGAGGGGGCGATGGCGGCCGGCGCCGACTACCTCGACATGGCGATGAGCCTGTCGCAGCGCCACCCCGAGAGGCCCTTCAGCGAGACCGGGGTCAAGCTCGGTGACGAGCAGTTCGCGGCCGCGGGGGACTGGGAGGCGCAGGGCCGCCTCGCGCTCGTCGGCATCGGGGTGGAGCCGGGCCTCTCCGACGTCTTCGCCCGGTACGCCGCCGACCACCTCTTCAGCGAGATCGACGAGCTCGGCGTGCGGGACGGCGCGAACCTCGTCGTCCGCGACGACGACGGCAACGAGGTCTTCGCCCCGAGCT
This is a stretch of genomic DNA from Terracoccus luteus. It encodes these proteins:
- a CDS encoding ABC transporter permease, whose protein sequence is MSVALASRPAGTPGAPGGPAGGPPDGGPDPAATRRGRRWLPYALLLPGMLWLAVFFVWPLVQLGAVSLQSQFPGYPGYYYRDVNVGNYWSAFTEFAGHFGRSFLFAGLATFFAFALAYPLAYAMAFKAGRWRNIMLICVVAPFFTSFILRTIAWRQILADEGPVASTLNALHLLPGGHITETWVAVVAGLTYNFLPFMVLPIYASLERADPKVIEAGGDLYANGFTTFRTVTLPMSMPGVIAGTLLTFIPAAGDYVNAELLGSDRSTKMVGNVIESQFFRVLGGFPTAAALSFTLMAIILVMVFLYIRRFGTEELV
- a CDS encoding ABC transporter permease, with the protein product MTALTSAKRWVADHVAMIVALLVLVYLFVPVAYTFAFSFNDYRKSNITWVGFTFKHWQNPCGAPGACDSLVVSLQVGVIATLVATALGTMIAFALVRHRFRGQSTSNLIIFIPMATPEIVLGASLLTIFVQGFGSTGLRLGFWTIVIAHIMFCISFVVVTVKARLQSLDPRLEEAAQDLYAGPGGTFWRVTFPLVLPGIVSAALLAFSLSFDDFIITNFVSGDETTFPKFVYTSYLRGIPAQANVIGFSMFLIAVLLVIGAQVVGNLRRAKTA